In Streptomyces sp. 840.1, the DNA window CTCCGCTTCGCGTCGGCGCAGCCGCGCGAGTTCGACGGCGACCCGGTGCGACCGGGCCGGCTGCTCATCGCCGAGGTCAGGCCCGGAGCCCTGAGCGCGCTTCTGCCGACGAGGAGCGAGTGAATGGGCACCGCGACCCGGGTCCCGCAGACCCGCGACATGACGGGCGACGAGCTCTCCGCCGACGAGGCACTGGCGGCCCTGCGCCGCTACGGCCGCTGGCCGCTGGTCCGGGACTCCTTCATCCGCTTCCGTTACGCCGACGGCTTCAGCCACTCCCGCGCGCTCGCCCTGCAGACCGTCCTCTCCGTGATTCCCCTCGTCATCGCCTTCGTCGGGCTGTCCGCCTCACTGCACACGGAGAACGTGGGCCAGCTGGCGGAACTGACCATTCACCGCATCGCCGCCGGGCCGAGTGCCGAAGTGGTCGACGACGCGCTTGAGCGGAGCCGGCGCCATGCCGGGGACGGCTCCCAGCTCACTCTCTGGCTCGGCCTGGCCTTCTCGCTGGTGAACGTCACGACGGCGATGTGCCAGATAGAACGCGGGGCCAACCGGATCTACGGAAACGAACGCGACCGCCCCTTCCACCAGAAGTACTCCCGGGGTCTGTTGATGGCCCTGACCGCCGGTATCCCCCTCGGTTTCGGCTTCGTCCTGATGGTGGTCGGCGGCGACCTCGTCGCGGCCGCCGTGAGCGTCTACGGTCTCGGCGACGGGGCCAGGCACGCCTGGGACCTGCTGCGCTGGCCGTGCGGGCTGCTGCTCGCCCTCATCTCGGCGAGCGCGATCTTCCGTCGCTCCCCGCGTCGCCGGCAACCCGGCTACACATGGCTGGCGTTCGGGGCGGCCCTCTACCTGGTGCTGTGGACGACGCTGACCTGGCTGCTGAGCCTCTACCTCTCGCTCAGCGGATCCTTCGACACCGTCTACGGCCCGCTGAGTGCCTTCATGTCGCTGCTCCTGTGGGCCTATCTGACCTCCATCGCCCTGTTCCTCGGGCTGTCCTTCGCCGCGCAGCTGGAGGCGGCCCGCGCCAGGCAGCCCGGCCCTGTCAAATCCGATCCGGGAGCGTGAATGTGATGCGCGCCAGTACCGTGCGGCTCCGTGAACACCCGCGCCGTGCCGCAGACCGCAGGTTCGGCGTACGTCTGCTCGCCGCCGCCGCCGTCGCCGCGGTGTCCGCAGTCCCCTTCGCCCTTCTCCTCGTGCTCGTCGAGAGCCGCTGGAGCCCGTTGCACGCCGTGGACTCGGGCGCGGCCAGGCGGCTGCACAGCACGGCGCTCGCCCACCCCGCGTGGACGAGCACCCTTCGCTTCCTGTCCGACCGGGTCTGGGACCCCGCGACGCTGCGCTGCGCGGTCGCACTGCTGACGATCTGGCTGCTCCGGCGACGTGCCTGGCGGCTGGCCGCCTGGTCCGCCGTGACAGCCGTGGCCGGCGGGCTCACGGGGCTGCTCGTCAAGACGGTCGTCGAACGGGCCAGGCCCTCCCTGGCCGACCCGGTGGCCCAGGCGCCGGGCTTCTCCTTCCCCTCGGGCCACGCGATGACCGCGACCACCTCGTTCGCCGTCCTGCTGCTCGTGCTGCTGCCGCTGGTGCCGCGCGGCTGGCGGGTCGTCTGCTGGAGCGTGGCGGTGCTCTCGGTGCTGGGAGTGGGCTTCACCCGGGTCGCACTCGGTGTCCACTGGTTCAGCGATGTGGTCGGCGGCTGGCTGCTCGGCCTCGCCGTGGTGGCGTCGACCGCCTGGGCCTTCGAAGCCTGGCGCGCCGACTCCGGCCGTCGCCGGAGCGGGATGGCCGAAGGCCTGGAGCCCGAGCTGCCCGAGGCCGCCCCGGAGCGGTGAGGCCTCCATCGTCCCGGCCGGGAATCAGGGGACATCGTGCCTTGTTCGGCCAACAGCCGCTCGCACGCATCCACTTCCTCCAGGAGACGACCCCTCATGTCAGTGCCAGAGATCGATGCCCTCGTCTTCGACGTGCTCGGGACACTCGTCGACGAACCCGCCGGGATCCGCGCGGGCATCCGCCGGCTGGACCCGTCGCTGGACGACTCCGGGGTCGAGCGGCTCCTGTCCCTGTGGCAGCGGCACATCGAGCGCGAACAGCGCCGCGTCCTCGACGGCAGCCGGCCCTATCTGCCCAGCGACGCCCTGGACCGGGAGGCCGCCGAGGCGGTCGCCGGCGCGGCCGGTTGCGACGATCCGGACGCCGTGGCGGAGCTGGCGCTGTCGGGCACCCGGGTGCCGCCCTGGCCCGACTCCGCGGCCGGCCTCGCCCGGTTCGCGAGGCGGTACCCGCTGATCGGGCTGTCGAACGCCGGCCGGACGGCCCTGTTCGGGCTCAACGCCCACGCCGGACTGCGCTGGCACCAGGCCCTGTCCGCCGAGGACGCCCGGAGCTACAAACCGGACCCCGAGGTCTACCGGCTGGCCGTCACCGTGTCCGGCCGGCCGCCGGAGCGGCTGCTGATGGTCGCCGCCCATGCGTGGGACCTGCGCGGTGCGCAGGCGCTGGGGCTGCGCACCGCCTATGTCGCCCGTCCCGTCGGTGATCCGCCCGCCGGATCGGACCGGTTCGACCTGTACGCCGAGAGCCTGGCCGACCTGGCGGAACAGCTCGGCGTCGGCTGAGCGCCGCCCCGCCGCCGGTGCGTACGGGGCGGCGCTCTCCGGCTCCGGTTCAGCCCCGCTGGAAGAACTCCACCTCCGCCAGGGCCAGGTGACGGCCCTTCGTCAGACCGGCCGGCGAGGACAGGACCAGGCGCACCGTCTTCACGTCGCTGATCCCGGTGGGCACCGGCTGCGACCCCGGCTTGTCGCTGAGGGTGATCTGCTTGGTGTGCTTGTCGCCGTCCTGCGTGGTCACCTCCAGGTCCATCCGGAGTGCGCGCCCCTGGCGGGCGTACTCCTCCGCGGACTTGGACGCCCCGTTGGTGATGAGCACGTCGACCAGCCGGAACGGCTTGCCGAAGGTGTACGTCACCGAGGCCCGCGGCCCGGGTGCGCCCCAGTAGCGGTTGTTCAGTCCGTCGGTGGTGTTCTTCGCCGGGTGCCGGGGTATCTCCGCGCTCGCGGCGATGCCGACCGGGGTCACCGCCTTGGCCTTGCCCATCTTGTCCTTGGTGTCCTCGATGAGGGCGCGCCCGGCAGGCAGCAGCAGGAGCCCTCCCGCGCACAGGGCCAGCAGCACCGCGAGAATCACCAGGCCCCGGACCACCCGGCCGGAACTCGCCCGCGCCCGGCGGCGGCGGAACGGCCACACGGTCCGCCACCACGGCAGCGGTGCGGGCTTCGCGGCGGGGTTCAGCGGAGCGGCGCAGCGCCGGCAGAACCGCCGGCCGGGCAGGTTGGGCGTGGCGCAGGCCGGACAGGGCACCCCGGCCGCCTCTTCCGGCGCCGCCACGGGCCGTACGACGGGGCGTGGCGCGACCGGCTTCGCGGGGAGCACGGGCAGCACGGGTTCCCGCGCCGGCGCCTCGGGGGCGGGTGCGGCCGGGGCCGGACCTGGTCCGGGCGTGGGCGCGGGTGGAACCGTGGTGCGTGGTGGGGTGGTGGATGAGGCAGTGGGGCTCGGTGGGGGTGGGGTGGGGTTGCTCGGTGGGGCGGTGGTCTCCTCGGGGGTGGGTTCCGGTGGGGCCTGGGTGTTCGCGGGCGGCGTGCTCGGGGCCGGTTCGGTCTCCGACCAGCCCAGGTAGGCGCCGCAGTTGCCGCAGAAGTCGTCCGCTGAACCGTTGGACGCCCCGCAGGTGGGACACGCGCGCACGGCGTCACCTCCCTTCATCGGCGGGCGGGCCGGGCAGGACCTCCACCCGGCAGACGGTGTGCACCGGGCACATCGCCCGGACGATCTCGTTGACCCGGTCCACGTCCACCGCCGCCTCGCGGCCCGGCCACACCCGGACCACGATCTCGCCGGACGGTTCCGGCGGCAGTTCGGCTCCGGCGGTACGCGACCACACCGCACCGCCGTCCCCGGCGATCACGGCGTTCACGCCGAGGCCGAGCCGCAGCCCGTCCACCAGGCCGCGTCCGGTACCGCGCCGACGGTGCAGCTCGACCGCGTGGGCCACCGCCTCACGGCGCAGCTCCACGGGCCACCGCGGATCGTCGACCGCGCCCACCCACGACGCCAGCCAGGCCAGGAAGTCGGCCGGGGCCACCCGGGGGTCGAAGTACGAGGGCAGGTTGTCGAGGGTCGCGAACACCGGGGCGAGCACGGTGTCGAGCCCCCCGGTGAACCGCTGCGCGAAGTCGTCGTCGGCGTACATGGCGGGGAGCTGTTCGCCGATCGGGTACCTGCTGGGCAGACCTGGTACGGCCGCGCGGCTCATCCCCGTACCTCCGGTTCGATGGCGGTGACGACCACCTGGTGCTGGTACGAGAAGACCAGCGCGCCCGCGGCCACGTCGATGCGGTCCGCAGGCGCGCCCCGGCGCCCTGTCGTCGGGTCGGCGGCGAACAGCCGGATCTCCTCCACGAGCGCGTTGCCGGTGGCGCGTTGCAGTACGCCGAACACCTCGCCGTACTGCACCGGCCGCCCGAACGGCCACCCCGTGCCGTCCGGGCCGCCGTGCAGCGGGTTCAGGAGCCGGAACAGCGCGTCGAGCGCCGCCTCGCGCACCCGGTCCGTGTCCCCGGGCGCCGCCGCGAGCCTCGCCACGACGGTGACGCCCTGGTAGACGGGCGGCTCCACCACGAGGCGGGTGCCGATCAGGCGTCGCTCGTCCAGGGCCTCGGTGATCGCCCGCAGTACCTGGTCCGACGGGATGAGCTGCTCGAAGCGGAGCCGGTCGCCGTCGTCGGCCACCGCGTCCGGAACGACCAGGACCCGCACCGCGCCCGCACCGTCCCCGGCGGGGATGCAGCGCACCCGGCGCACCGAGGGCGCGGCGCGGCGGCTGATGATCTCGTAGTCCTCGGCGGTCACCGCGCGCTCCTGCATCCGCAGCGCGTCCGGCGCCCGGAGCTTGGCGTTGGCGATGGTCTCACCGGCGACGCCGCCGCGCGCCGCCTCCCTGTTGTCGACCCGCGCCACGTACGGCACGGAGCTGCGCAGCACGGAGATCACGCCTCGTGCGACGTTGCCGGCAGGGCCGCCACCCGTGCGGTAGCGGGCCACTCGCAGCTGGGCACCCTTGGGCGGTACGGCGCCGCACTGGCGCAGCGTGCCGTCCGGCTCGCGCAGCACCGGGGGGAAGGTGAACTCGCCGGTGGTGGCATCCACCCGGACGTGCTGGTCGGCGGGGCCGGAGCGGCCGAAGTGCTCCACCACCTCCCAGCGGCGCCACCCCTGGCCCGAGGACACCTCCACCACCGGGGGCTCGCCGTCGAGGAGGACCGGTGGGCGGCCGAGCCGGAAGGTCTGGCCGGCGACGCCCTCCGAGGTGCCGAGCGGCACGTCGGTCACCGTCTCCGCGTGTTCGACGTACATGGTGCCGCCGACCGTGAACACGGCCGCCTCGCGCACCGTCGGGGACTCCGAGTAGAACGGCTGGCCCGGTTCGGGCTCGGTGACGCGGCAGCGCAGCCACCCGGCCCTGGTCCCGCCGATCACCGAGGCGGTGTGCCCGGCCGGTACGTGGACGATGACCTCGCCGGGGCGGTTCAGTCCGCCGGTGGTGTCCGCGCCGGTCTCGCACTCGCGCCAGCCGCCGCCGTCCCACGCCTCCCAGACCAGCGGGGGCTGGCGCGGGTCCACGCCGATGCCCTCCACCCGGCTGTCCATGCGCACCGCGACCACGCAGCGCGGCACCGGCGCCGGCAGACCGAACAGGAGCGCGTCGCCAGGCTCGGGGGTCGCCTGGAAACAGGGCACGTCGAGCCCCTCGGCGAGCGTCCTGGTCCGGTCGCTCTGCTCACCGGTCCGGGGCGCGGTGACGAGTTTGGTCAACTCGCTGGGTACGATGTGGAGTTCGTCCGTGGTCGTGAAGACGACGGCTTCCTCGGTCTCGCCGCGCACGGTGGTCACCTCGGTGCCTGCCGGGAGCGTCACCGTCTCGGGCTGGGGGGCCGACAGCCAGAAGTCGACGTCGGCACCGGCGGCGGCCGGCGGGAACAGGCAGATGCCCAACAGGTCCAGGAACGCTGTGTAGTTCTTGTCCGGGACCCGGTTCAGCCGGTAGAGCAGCTGGTCCACGAGGTAGGCGAACGTCTCGATGAGGGTGACGCCCGGGTCGGAGACGTTGTGGTCGGTCCACTCCGGGGCGCGCTGCTGCACGTACCGCTTCGCCTCGTCGACGAGTTGCTGGAACCGCCGGTCGTCCAGGTTGGGGAAGTCCAGAGCCATCAGTCCGCCACCAATTCCTCGGTCTCCTCCTCGGAGGGGATCGTGTAGAAGGGGAAGACCAGGTTGCGCCGGTCGTTGGTGGAGCGCACGGTGTAGTGCACGTCGATGTAGAGGGTGCCGTCCTCGACGGCGTCGAAGGCGACCACCACGTCGTCCACCGCGATGCGCGGCTCCCACCGCTCCAGGGCCTCGCGGGTCTGCTGCGCGATGCGGCCGGCGGTGGCGCCGTTGCCGGGGGCGAAGACGTAGTCGTGGATGCCGCAGCCGAACTCGGGGCGCATGGGGCGCTCGCCTGGCGCGGTTCCGAGCACCAGGCGGATCGCCTCCTCGATCTCCCGCTCGCGTTCGACCATGGCGATCCCGCCGGTCGGTCCGACGCGCAGCGGGAACGCCCAGCCGCGCCCGATGAACCGCTCGCTCATCACATGCCCCCGATGCGGACGTTCTGGGCGCCGGTCAGGATGTTCCCGGAGCACGCCGTACGGTCGCCGGCCCGCGCGGCCGGCAGCCCGCCGATCAGTACCGTGCCGTTGGCGAGCGCGGCCGGGTCGGGCAGGATCACGTTGGCCGGCCCCAGCAGTGCGTGCGGGGGGATCGGACAGGTGTGGAGGCTGCCCACGACGGCGGCGGGGCGGCCGCCGATCAGTACACGCATCACCGCGGCGGCGGCGCCGGGCGGCGCGGTGGCGATCACACCGCCGTGGCTGGTGGGGTCGCCGGTACGGGCTGCGGCTGGCATGCGGCACTCCTTGCGGAAGGTCCTGGGCCCGGAGGCCGGTCGCGGATTCGGTCAGGTGAGTGGGGCGGGTCGGGCGGGCCGGGTACTGAGGGTGCCGGCGGCGCTTCGGGTGCTGCGGTGGGTCCGTACAGGTGGCGGCGTCTCAGTTGATCCGGATGAGCCGGGCCTTGAGGACGCCCAGCAGTCCGCCGTCGACGGTGACGTCCGTAGTGCCGTTGACCCGCACGGAACGGCCCCCGATCCGCACTCCGTCGGTGCCGTCGATGTCCACCTGTCTGCCCCGCACGTTCACCTTGCCCAGCTTGGCGTCCAGGGTGATGCCGTCCTTGTCGAGCACGACGGAGGTGAGGGGGCGGCCGCGCCCCGCGTACACGGTCAGCTCGATCCGGTCCCGGCGGTCGTCGAGGCGTACTTCGAGGCGCTCGTCGGCGGTCATCAGCCGCAGTCCGGACGGGCCGGGTGCCCGCGCGTCCAGGAGTTCCACCCGGTGCCCCGAACGCGACACCACCGAACGGCGGTTGACCTTGCCGCTGGTCCGGTCGATCAGCGGGACGTCGTGGGGCGAGGGCTGGTCCACTCCGTTGTACAGCCCCCCGATGACGTACGGGCTGTCCAGCAGTCCCTGCTCGAACCCGACCAGGACCTCGTCGTTGACCTCCGCGCTCACCATCCCTCCTCCTCCGACGCCGCCCCACTGCACGGTGCGCACCCAGTCGGTCACGTAACTGTCGTCCAGCCAGGGGAACTTCAGCCGTACCGCCCCCCGCTCGGCCCCGGCCGGCTCGCGTACGTCCGTCACCACGCCGATCGCCAGACCCGGCATCCGGGGACCACGGCCCGCCCCGCCGGTCACCAGGCCGGTCAGCGAGCGGTCCGGGCCCGCGCCGACCCAGACGGTGGTGCGGTAGCCCTCGTGCGGCTCCAGTACGTGCTGTACGGCCGTCGCCGTGTACCGGCCCGAGAACGCCTGCCCGACGTTACCGAGAGCCACCGGTTTGCCTGCGCGCAGCCGGGGGTTGCCCTCGGCCAGCGCCTCCAGTTCCCCGAAGCCCGCGCTGACCTGGGCGGCCGTCGCATCCGCGACCGCCGCCGTCTCGGCCTGAGTGCGGTACGGGGTGTCCGTGACGGTCACCTTGGCCTTGCCGAAGCGGGCGTTCGCCGACGGGCTCAGACCGGGCACCGCCGTGTCACTGACCACCGACGGGTTCCGGGCCACCAGGGGCCGCTTGGTCGTGACGTCCCAGCCGCGCACCTCCACCGACGCAGCGCTGTCCGCCGCCGACAGCGAGGCCCGCAGCGCGAGGAGGTTGCGGCCGTACTCGAGCACCATCGGGTTCTTGGTGGCCGAGGTCGACGGCGCGGGCGCGCCGGACGCCTTCTGCGGCCTGGTGAACTGGAGCAGTCCCTTGTCGTCCACGCGGACCTGCGCGCCGCTCTCGCCGGCCAGGTACTGCAGGAAGTCCCAGTCGGACACGTTCGCCTGCGAGAGCTGCTGGTAGGTGACCGGTGCGGCCTGCACGGTTCCGCAGGCCAGACCGGCCCCGGCAGCCACCTTGCGGACGATCGCGGCCGCCGTCATGTTGCGGTACGCGACCACCTTGCGGCCCCGCTGGAGCCGGTGCGCCTTGGAGTACCCGCGCACCACCGTGAACGAGCCGGTGCGGTCCCCGTCCAGCTCCAGGGCCGTCACCTCGCCGTCGAACAGCCGCTCACGCGCCTGCCCCGAGGCGGTCACCACCGAGACCCGCAGCGGGGTGCCGATGGTGATGCCGGTCGCCTGGAGGAACTCGTGATCGGGGTCGCGGAAGGTGAGCACCGCCGCGTCGGGCAGGCCCACGTTCTCGTCCACCACGCAGCTCACCAGCTGGGCGGCCCAGACCCTGGGGAGCTCGGCGGGCGTCTCCACGACGGGGTCCGCCGCGAACGACCGGCTGCCCTGTGCCTCGGTTGTGCTCACCGTTCCTCCAGGCTGTCCGTGTCCAGCAGTGCCGGCACCACCAGTTCGGTGCCGGGCGCGAGAGCCATCGGGTCGTCGATCGCGTTCGCCTCCGCGATGACCCGCCAGGCCGTCGGGTCGCCGTACTCCCGCCAGGCCAGCATGGCGAGGCTGTCGCCCGCCACGACCGTGTGCGTACTGCGGGCGGTGCGGGCGCCGGACGTCGGGTTCTGGCCCGCCGTGTCGACGCTCGCCTCCTCGATGGACAGCCCGCAGGTGGCCCGCAGCGGCTTGCCGTCCACGTCGAACAGCGTGTAACTCACCGACAGGCTCGACAGAACCCCGTCGAACGCGGTCGTCCGCGCCGTGCCCCATTCGAACCTGACCCACGGGCTGGCCGGCTTCTTGCGGCCCAGGCTGGCCGGTGTCGGCACGCACGCCTTCATCAGCTTCTCCACCGCCTGCTCCACGGAGTTGTCGTGGGTGGCGGTGGCGTCCAGGAACACTTCGAGGCTCAGCGTGCGGGGTCCGCTGCCGACGAACTCGGGCAGCGCCGACTGCCCGGCCATCCGGGACGGGGAGCGCCGCCACTCGGCGGTCTTGCGCAGTTCCAGGGTGGAGGGGTTGAACTGCAGGTCGAGCTGCGCGACCGTCCCGCCGGGCTTCGCGCCGACCGAGGCCGGGGGCTCCTTGAGGATCAACTGAGCTCTGGCCCTGCTGGAGCGCACCGCTGGCGACATGCCTGGAGTTCCTTTCCGGTGCGGGTACGGGGGCTGGCGGGGAAGGGGGCCGGGTCAGGAGGGACGCAGCCCCTGATGGGCGATCTCCAGGGTCTCCACCGCGGCCTCCGACCGGGCGGGATCGAAGGACGGGCCTTGCCAGCGGACCGGGACGATCCCGAACACCTGCCAGCTGATGATCCTGGTCAGGTCAGGTTTCAGCGCCACGATCTCGCCGTCCTTGGGCTCCACCCGCCGCAGCGTCTCGTCGAGCCAGCGGCCGATCTTCGCCGTGTCGGCGGTGACCGGCCTGGTGAGCGTGATGTTCGACCAGGTCACGCGTCCGGGCAGTTGCCAGGTGAAGCCGTTGTTGCCGCCTTCGGCATAGCTCTCCATCTCCACCTCGGCGCCCATGCCGGAGCAGGTGTGGAAGGCCCCGAGGTCGTTCCCGGCGATCGCGAGCCGGAAGAACACGCTGGTCGCGAAGATGCTGTCTGTCATTGCTCCGTCATCCGTTCGGTGCTCTCGGGTCTCAGCGGCGTCCGTCGTAGGGGCGTCCCGTGCGGTCCCGGCCACGCCGCAGTTCGGTGCGCAGCAGCCGGGCCAGCGGGTCGAGCAGGCGGCGCGCCAGCTCGTCCAGTTCGGCGCCGGAGCCCTGCGGTAACCCGGCGTGCCCGGCCGCGTCCCTGCCAACGGCGGCCGGTGCCTTGCCCGACCGCTCCGGCTCCGGGCCGGCCGGTGTGCCGTTGGAGACGGGGCCGCTGGACGCGGGGCTGCCGGGTGCGGGACTGTTGGACGCCGGGCTGTGGGATACGGAGCCGTTGGGCGGTAAGCCGTCGCCCGCTCCGGCGACGTCGCGCTGGATCCGGGGCCCGGCCCGGCCGGGCCCGCCCGTCGCAGGCCTCGGGCTCGTCGGCGTGGCGGCCCGGGGCCGGACGACGGGGACGGTGCCCGAGGACGCCCGCGCCGGGGCCGGTGCGACCGGGGGGCGGCCGGCGAGCGCCTGCGCCTGGGGGGCGGTCACCGGCAGGGGGCGTACGGGTACGGGCCCCGCTGGTGCGGCACTTGCCGCAACCGGGCCTGCCGGTGTCCCTCCCCCGGCCGGGCCCCGGAGGGACGGCGCGGGACGGACGACCGGGATGCGCCGGGCGGACTCCGGAGTGCCGCTGCTCCGTACGCCGCGCCCCTCTTCTGCCGGCCGCGCACCGGAGCGTCCGGTGGCCGCCCGCTGGATGTGCGGCGTGGCACGGGTCGTCGCGGACGGACCCGGTGACGGCTGTCCGGGGCCGCTGCGTTGCGGAGCCGGTGCGCCGGGCCAGCGCGCCGCCACCACCGGAGGGCCGCCGACGCGGGGGGTGGCGGGGGCTGCCACGCCTTGCGGGGCCCGGGTGTTCAGGCTGAGCGGGCGGGCGGCGAGCAGCGAGAGGGTGCGGGGCGCGGCCACCGGGGTGGCGTGTGCTCCGGTGCGGGTCACGGTGACGGGGCGCGGGCTGACCGTGGTCAGGGGCCCGGTAGCTGCGAAGGCGGCGTTATTCGTGGTGCCGTCGGTACTTCTGGTGCTTGGAGTGCTCGCGGTACTTGGAGTACTCGCGGTACTCGTGGTGCCTGGGTTGCTTGTGGTGCCTGCGTTGCTTGTCGCGCTTACGCCCTCTGCCGCGAGGGCACGGGAGACGACAGGGCCGGGGCCGGGGCCGGAGGCGGGGTCAGGGACAGAGTCGGGGCGAGAGGCGGAGCCGGGGCCAGAACCGGAACCGGAACCGCCCGAGGCTGATTCCTGACGGCGCGTGTTCCCTGCGTAGCCCGCCGCTCCCGCAGCGCCGCCGTGTGTACCTGCCCGCGCAGCGTCCCCTGTACCCAGCAGCGGCGCCTGAGCGGCGTTGGACCGGTTCCGATCCGTCGTGGGCGGCGCCGGAGTTGCCCCGGACGCCCGGTCCTGTCGGGCCGGAGCACGCTGAACGTCCGGAACGGGTGCCGTACGGGGAGGGCGCGTACCGGACGCGGTGGCGCCCGGCAGGCCCGCGCTGGGGGGCAGCTCGGACAACGGCGCGCCCAGGCCGCCGCGCGCTCGTGCCCCGGGGCGACGGGCCTGGGTCCGGGCAGTGGCATCGGCCTTCATCGCGGGGGCGCTCGGTGTGCCGGGGGCCGGGCTGCCGGGCGTGGTCTCCGAGTGGTGCTGGACCACGGGGAGCGCCGGACCGGGCGTGGGTGCGGTGGGGCCCGTGGGTGCGGGTGCGGTGGGCCGGGTGGGTCCGGTCGGGGGAACCGCCACGGCGTCCGCCGCCAACGGCTTCGACGTGGCAGGCAGTTCGCTCATCGGTGCGCCGAGTGGTGCGCGAACGACGGCTCGCTGTACGGGGTCCGCCGCGTGCGTCCCGGCCCCGGCGGGCGGGCCTGCGGTGACATCGGGCCCGGGTGCCTGCGGGGTGGCCCGGTTCCCGGGAGTCAGCACGGTGGCCGGTCGCAGGGCCGGGAGCCGGCGCACGGGCCCGGCCGGACGCCGGGCGACGGTCGGCAGCGGCCCGACCGGGCGGGGCCGTACGGCCTCGTGGGACACCTCGCTCCCCGGGGCACGGGACGGCTGCGGCTGTCCGCCTCGCCGCGTGGCCGGTGACTCCGGTGTCCCCTGTGCCGCGCGCTGGACGGCCGGGCCCGGTGACGTACGGCTGCCGGAACCGGCGGTCGGCCGGGACGCGCGCTCCGGAGCCGGTCCGGACACTGCCGGTGGTGTCCGCGAGGCGCGTGCGCCGGAAGCGGGCCGGGCCGCGGCGGCATCCGCGACCGCGCCCGGAACCACCGACACGCGTCGTACCAGCGGGATGCGGGGAGCGGCCTGGCTCGGGGTGGCACCCGTGTCCGTGGGCGTCACGACCGGACTGGCCGCCGGGTCCGCCACCCTCCGGCCAGGTGGATGCGGCGGAAGGAGTGTGGCGGGGGAATCCATCGATGTGAGGCCACGGGTGCGAGACGGCTCAGCCGAACGGCGGTCCCCCGCAGGGATGCTGCCGTCGGGACGGGCCGCCGCTGCGGGCGCCGGGCCGGGGCCCGTTCCTGACGTCGCGGTTCCCGTCGCCTTCGCTGATCTCGT includes these proteins:
- a CDS encoding phage tail protein produces the protein MTDSIFATSVFFRLAIAGNDLGAFHTCSGMGAEVEMESYAEGGNNGFTWQLPGRVTWSNITLTRPVTADTAKIGRWLDETLRRVEPKDGEIVALKPDLTRIISWQVFGIVPVRWQGPSFDPARSEAAVETLEIAHQGLRPS
- a CDS encoding LysM peptidoglycan-binding domain-containing protein; this encodes MSPAVRSSRARAQLILKEPPASVGAKPGGTVAQLDLQFNPSTLELRKTAEWRRSPSRMAGQSALPEFVGSGPRTLSLEVFLDATATHDNSVEQAVEKLMKACVPTPASLGRKKPASPWVRFEWGTARTTAFDGVLSSLSVSYTLFDVDGKPLRATCGLSIEEASVDTAGQNPTSGARTARSTHTVVAGDSLAMLAWREYGDPTAWRVIAEANAIDDPMALAPGTELVVPALLDTDSLEER